A single region of the Bacteroidota bacterium genome encodes:
- the infB gene encoding translation initiation factor IF-2 — MSEEKTIRLAKAASEFNVAMSHIVDLLTAKGFSVDAKPTTKLSEEMYTLLLKEFGKDKDLKGKADQLSIGIGRKLEKEKSEDTVEPVKEVEVKPEPKVEVKPEIKPEPKVEVKPEVIVEKKEVEKPVVEEVVAEQEKPVEEVEVIKARKEKVEDLKVIGKIDLNKKKVKKVEEPVVEKTEPVVAKRDFQVKKADKDANKEIEKRPEVKAPIVEEVVEKKPEREMIETKKVTLEGPKIIGKIEIKEEKKPEKRPHQHGGGAEDPNKKKRKRIKKHERINVDKVKEEDAHRENRSRNPIGVNLKKPAIVDPEAAQRQIQEQIRNTLAKLSGNNQQRGKGARVAKQLKREKREAAEIEAAEALTSNVIQVAEFTSLSELASLMNASPTDLVQSCFNLGMMVSINQRLDAEIIELLAEENGFKVQFINVNEDDIEEEDETDEPDTLVTRPPIVTIMGHVDHGKTSLLDYIRETNVVAGEKGGITQHIGAYEVDLPNGKRIAFLDTPGHEAFTAMRARGAKLTDIAIIVIAADDQVMPQTKEAISHAQAANVPMVFAINKIDKPGANVDKIKEQLSQMNILVEDWGGKFQSQEISAKSGIGVDTLLEKLLLESELLDLKANPDKSAVGSTIEASLDKGRGYVCNIMVQEGTLHVGDMMVAGPYYGKVKAMFDERNQRVNDAGPSTPVLVLGLNGAPQAGEKFKIYDDEAEAKAVANKRSQILREQGIRTKKHITLEEIGRRKALGTFRELNIIIKADVDGSSEALTDSLQKLTTGEVQVNVIFKGVGQITESDVMLASASDAVIVGFQVRPSTPVRKLAEKEGVEIRMYSIIYNAIEEIKAAMEGMLAPKMEEKVTCTVEVREAFKISKVGTVAGCYVSEGKITRNTKIRVLRDGIVIHTGTLSSLKRFKDDAKEVTTSMECGLTIHNFNDIEVGDILEGYEEVEVKRTL; from the coding sequence ATGTCAGAAGAAAAAACTATAAGATTAGCTAAGGCCGCCAGCGAGTTCAACGTGGCAATGTCGCACATTGTTGATTTACTCACTGCAAAGGGTTTCTCCGTAGATGCAAAGCCTACAACAAAGCTCTCGGAAGAAATGTATACCCTTTTGCTGAAAGAATTCGGCAAGGATAAAGACCTGAAAGGCAAAGCCGATCAGTTAAGCATAGGTATTGGCCGCAAGCTGGAAAAGGAGAAATCTGAAGACACGGTTGAACCGGTTAAGGAAGTAGAAGTGAAACCTGAACCTAAGGTTGAGGTGAAACCCGAAATTAAACCTGAACCAAAAGTTGAGGTGAAACCGGAGGTAATTGTTGAGAAAAAAGAGGTTGAAAAGCCGGTTGTGGAAGAAGTTGTTGCCGAACAGGAAAAACCGGTTGAGGAAGTTGAGGTAATTAAAGCCAGAAAAGAGAAGGTTGAAGACCTGAAGGTTATCGGCAAAATTGACCTCAATAAAAAGAAAGTAAAAAAGGTTGAAGAACCGGTTGTAGAAAAAACTGAACCTGTAGTTGCCAAACGCGATTTTCAGGTAAAGAAAGCCGATAAAGATGCCAATAAGGAAATTGAAAAACGACCTGAGGTAAAAGCGCCGATTGTTGAAGAAGTTGTGGAGAAAAAGCCGGAGCGCGAAATGATTGAAACCAAAAAAGTGACGCTCGAAGGGCCGAAAATTATTGGTAAAATCGAAATTAAAGAAGAGAAAAAACCTGAAAAACGTCCGCACCAACACGGTGGTGGCGCTGAAGACCCGAACAAGAAAAAACGCAAGCGCATTAAAAAGCACGAGCGTATTAACGTTGATAAGGTTAAAGAAGAAGATGCACACCGCGAAAACCGTAGCAGAAATCCAATTGGGGTTAACCTCAAAAAGCCTGCTATTGTTGACCCGGAAGCTGCTCAACGCCAAATTCAGGAGCAAATCAGAAATACCCTCGCCAAACTGAGCGGAAACAATCAGCAGCGTGGTAAAGGTGCCCGTGTAGCGAAACAGTTAAAACGTGAAAAACGTGAAGCTGCCGAAATTGAAGCAGCAGAAGCACTTACCAGCAATGTAATTCAGGTTGCAGAGTTTACATCATTGTCTGAATTAGCCAGCTTAATGAACGCATCACCTACCGATTTGGTGCAAAGCTGTTTTAACCTCGGTATGATGGTGTCTATTAACCAGCGTTTAGATGCTGAGATTATCGAATTATTAGCCGAAGAAAACGGATTTAAAGTGCAGTTCATCAACGTAAACGAAGATGATATTGAAGAGGAAGATGAAACTGATGAGCCGGATACACTTGTAACGCGCCCGCCAATTGTTACCATTATGGGTCACGTTGACCACGGTAAAACATCATTGCTCGATTATATTCGTGAAACTAACGTAGTTGCAGGTGAAAAAGGTGGTATCACACAGCATATTGGTGCTTACGAGGTGGATTTACCTAACGGAAAACGTATTGCATTTTTAGATACACCGGGACACGAAGCGTTTACTGCCATGCGTGCACGTGGTGCCAAACTTACCGATATTGCCATTATTGTAATTGCTGCCGATGATCAGGTGATGCCTCAAACAAAAGAGGCGATTAGTCACGCGCAGGCTGCAAACGTGCCTATGGTATTTGCTATCAATAAAATTGATAAACCGGGCGCCAATGTCGATAAAATAAAAGAGCAATTGTCGCAAATGAATATTCTGGTTGAAGATTGGGGTGGAAAATTCCAAAGCCAGGAAATTTCAGCGAAATCAGGTATCGGCGTTGACACATTGCTCGAAAAATTATTATTAGAATCAGAATTACTCGACCTGAAAGCGAATCCGGATAAATCGGCTGTTGGTTCTACAATTGAAGCTTCTTTGGATAAAGGAAGAGGATATGTATGTAACATCATGGTTCAGGAAGGAACTTTACATGTTGGTGATATGATGGTGGCCGGACCATATTATGGTAAGGTAAAAGCAATGTTTGATGAAAGAAATCAACGTGTTAATGATGCCGGACCATCTACACCTGTATTAGTACTCGGATTAAACGGTGCGCCACAGGCAGGTGAAAAATTCAAAATTTACGACGACGAAGCCGAAGCGAAAGCGGTTGCGAACAAACGCAGTCAGATTTTACGCGAACAGGGTATTCGTACTAAAAAACATATTACTCTCGAGGAAATCGGCCGCAGAAAGGCATTGGGAACTTTCCGCGAATTGAATATTATTATCAAAGCCGACGTGGATGGTTCATCAGAAGCGTTAACAGACAGCTTACAAAAATTAACTACCGGGGAGGTTCAGGTAAACGTAATTTTCAAAGGTGTTGGTCAGATTACCGAAAGCGATGTAATGTTAGCGAGTGCATCTGATGCGGTAATTGTTGGTTTCCAGGTTCGTCCTAGCACACCGGTGCGCAAACTTGCAGAGAAAGAAGGTGTGGAAATCAGGATGTATAGCATTATCTACAATGCCATTGAGGAAATTAAAGCCGCAATGGAAGGGATGCTTGCTCCTAAAATGGAAGAAAAAGTTACCTGTACCGTTGAGGTGCGTGAAGCATTCAAAATATCGAAAGTGGGTACCGTTGCCGGATGTTATGTATCGGAAGGTAAAATTACCCGTAACACAAAAATTCGTGTTTTACGCGATGGCATCGTAATTCATACCGGAACGTTAAGCTCTCTCAAACGCTTTAAAGATGATGCGAAAGAGGTTACTACAAGTATGGAATGCGGTTTAACAATCCATAATTTCAACGATATAGAAGTTGGCGATATCCTGGAAGGATACGAAGAAGTTGAAGTTAAACGTACACTTTAA